A stretch of Nonomuraea africana DNA encodes these proteins:
- a CDS encoding alkaline phosphatase family protein yields the protein MPPLVVINVVGLTPRLLAHMPRVSKVGAAAALRPVLPAVTCSVQATLLTGTLPREHGIVGNGWYFRDLGEILLWRQHNALIQGGQLWDSVPGLRTANVCWWYAMGAASDLLVTPRPIYHADGRKSPDCYTRPPSLHDELPPFPLFSYWGPGAGIAATEWIVGASRHILRAHRPDLLMVYVPHLDYDLQRHGPDGPEAVDAARAVDAALAPLLAEEATFVVLSEYGITAATRPVDVNRALRSAGLLEVYTQAGMEYLDPWASRAFAVADHQVAHLYVRDPADLPLARKVVAELPGVDEVLDEAGKAAYGLDHARSGELVAVAEPDAWFTYYYWLSDERAPDFARLVDIHRKPGYDPAELFMDPADPFVKARAGLALARKKLGFRYTMSVVPLDPSPVRGSHGRLPDSPADGPVLLGPFDRDAYAATEVKGLLEGLLR from the coding sequence ATGCCGCCGCTCGTCGTGATCAACGTGGTCGGGCTGACCCCGCGCCTGCTCGCGCACATGCCGCGAGTGTCGAAGGTCGGCGCCGCGGCGGCGCTGCGGCCCGTGCTGCCCGCCGTCACCTGCTCGGTGCAGGCCACCCTGCTCACCGGCACGCTCCCCCGCGAGCACGGGATCGTCGGCAACGGCTGGTACTTCAGGGACCTCGGCGAGATCCTCCTGTGGCGCCAGCACAACGCGCTGATCCAGGGCGGCCAGCTCTGGGACTCGGTGCCCGGACTGCGCACCGCCAACGTCTGCTGGTGGTACGCCATGGGCGCCGCCTCGGACCTGCTCGTCACCCCGCGCCCGATCTACCACGCGGACGGCCGCAAGTCCCCCGACTGCTACACCAGGCCGCCCTCGCTCCACGACGAGCTGCCGCCCTTCCCGCTGTTCAGCTACTGGGGTCCGGGGGCGGGCATCGCCGCCACCGAGTGGATCGTCGGCGCCTCGCGCCACATCCTGCGCGCGCACCGCCCCGACCTGCTCATGGTCTACGTCCCGCACCTCGACTACGACCTGCAGCGGCACGGCCCCGACGGGCCCGAGGCGGTCGACGCGGCCAGGGCCGTGGACGCGGCGCTCGCTCCCCTGCTGGCGGAGGAGGCCACCTTCGTCGTGCTGTCGGAGTACGGCATCACGGCCGCCACCAGGCCAGTCGACGTCAACCGCGCCCTGCGCTCGGCCGGGCTGCTGGAGGTCTACACGCAGGCGGGGATGGAGTACCTCGACCCATGGGCCTCCAGGGCCTTCGCCGTGGCCGATCACCAGGTGGCCCACCTCTACGTCCGCGACCCGGCCGACCTGCCGCTGGCCCGCAAGGTGGTCGCCGAGCTGCCCGGCGTCGACGAGGTGCTGGACGAGGCGGGGAAGGCGGCGTACGGCCTGGACCACGCGCGTTCGGGCGAGCTGGTCGCCGTCGCCGAGCCCGACGCCTGGTTCACCTACTACTACTGGCTCTCCGACGAGCGCGCCCCCGACTTCGCCCGGCTGGTCGACATCCACCGCAAGCCGGGCTATGACCCCGCCGAGCTGTTCATGGACCCGGCCGATCCCTTCGTCAAGGCCCGCGCGGGCCTGGCCCTGGCCCGCAAGAAGCTCGGCTTCCGCTACACGATGTCCGTCGTGCCGCTCGACCCCTCGCCCGTCCGCGGCAGCCATGGCCGCCTGCCCGACTCACCGGCGGACGGTCCCGTCCTGCTGGGCCCCTTCGACCGCGACGCCTACGCCGCCACGGAGGTGAAGGGGCTACTCGAAGGGCTCCTGCGCTAG
- a CDS encoding phosphotransferase: protein MRRSLGDPTARIAARRSEPVAHPSGALSTVSLRRVSGTTTSGAPWSFVVKSIRSMRHWPGIASVPDDVRQAAIANFPWRADLDVYLSGMELPKGLRLPRLYHLEDLGDERYVMWLEDVAVDAAPWDLGRYRAAARLLGELAAMHPATGPNLGLRHYADGPLRHVFLPALRDPDLWRHPLVAAHADPLLRADLMALADRVEPLIEAVGELPHALSHGDACPANLLVPADGSAEFVAIDWSWPYPASAGFDLGQLLVGRAHTGELTAAELPAVHEAIEAAYVEGSGFAPADVAFGYAATLVLCSAWTALPFERLGEPPTPELHELFRRRAGLARFIADIGRGL from the coding sequence GTGAGACGGAGTCTGGGTGATCCCACCGCGAGGATCGCCGCGCGTCGCTCCGAGCCGGTCGCGCACCCCTCGGGCGCGCTGTCCACCGTCTCGCTGCGCCGGGTCAGCGGCACCACCACGTCCGGCGCGCCCTGGTCGTTCGTCGTGAAGTCGATCAGATCGATGCGGCACTGGCCCGGCATCGCGTCCGTGCCCGACGATGTCAGGCAGGCGGCGATCGCCAACTTCCCCTGGCGTGCCGACCTCGACGTCTACCTGTCGGGGATGGAACTGCCCAAGGGACTGCGCCTGCCCCGCCTGTACCACCTGGAGGACCTGGGCGACGAGCGGTACGTGATGTGGCTGGAGGACGTGGCGGTCGACGCCGCGCCGTGGGACCTCGGCCGCTACCGCGCCGCCGCCAGGCTGCTGGGCGAGCTGGCCGCCATGCATCCCGCCACGGGGCCCAACCTCGGGCTGCGCCACTACGCGGACGGGCCGCTCCGGCACGTGTTCCTCCCGGCGCTGCGCGACCCCGACCTCTGGCGGCACCCGCTGGTGGCCGCGCACGCCGACCCGCTGCTCCGCGCGGACCTGATGGCGCTGGCCGACCGGGTCGAGCCGCTCATCGAGGCCGTCGGTGAGCTGCCGCACGCGCTCTCGCACGGCGACGCCTGCCCCGCCAACCTGCTCGTGCCCGCCGACGGCTCGGCGGAGTTCGTGGCGATCGACTGGAGCTGGCCCTACCCGGCGAGCGCGGGCTTCGACCTGGGCCAGCTCCTGGTCGGCAGGGCGCACACCGGCGAGCTCACGGCCGCCGAGCTGCCCGCCGTGCACGAGGCGATCGAGGCCGCCTACGTCGAGGGCTCGGGCTTCGCCCCCGCCGACGTGGCCTTCGGCTACGCGGCCACGCTGGTGCTGTGCAGCGCGTGGACGGCGCTGCCGTTCGAGCGGCTCGGCGAGCCGCCCACGCCCGAGCTGCACGAGCTGTTCCGCAGGAGGGCGGGGCTGGCCAGGTTCATCGCGGACATCGGCAGGGGCCTCTAG
- the eboE gene encoding metabolite traffic protein EboE, which produces MRFLHPGGSTVHLAYCTNVHPAEDLDGIHAQLQGFSARVRSLLGVARLGLGLWLPVGAARALVADHHELVRLRAALDSHGLEVVTLNGFPYQGFQQEVVKHRVYVPDWSAPERLRHTLDLAAILAFLLPDDVTEGSISTLPLAWRTAGAPTGQLGRLVRGLREVAERTGKTIRIAFEPEPGCVIENTAQAAALLPRDDLLGVCLDACHLAVGFEGLDFGDLPIVKLQASCALETPPGAQGALAAYDEARFLHQTRCDSGYADDLDEALARLPYGERWRTHFHMPLHAAPPPPLTTTAGYLRELMAAVLAAPSTRHVEVETYTWTVLDEPDVIGGIAAELDWMRHELAALGLKEL; this is translated from the coding sequence ATGCGCTTCCTACATCCCGGCGGCTCCACCGTCCACCTGGCCTACTGCACGAACGTCCATCCCGCCGAGGACCTGGACGGCATCCACGCCCAGCTGCAGGGCTTCTCGGCCAGGGTCCGCTCGCTGCTCGGCGTGGCCCGGCTGGGGCTGGGGCTCTGGCTGCCCGTGGGAGCGGCCAGGGCGCTGGTCGCCGACCACCACGAGCTCGTCCGGCTGCGCGCCGCGCTCGACTCGCACGGCCTCGAGGTCGTCACCCTCAACGGCTTCCCCTACCAGGGCTTCCAGCAGGAGGTGGTCAAGCACAGGGTCTACGTTCCCGACTGGTCCGCACCCGAGCGGCTGCGCCACACGCTCGACCTGGCCGCGATCCTGGCCTTCCTGCTGCCCGACGACGTCACCGAGGGCTCGATCTCGACGCTCCCCCTCGCCTGGCGCACCGCAGGGGCGCCGACCGGGCAGCTCGGCCGCCTGGTCCGCGGGCTGCGCGAGGTGGCCGAGCGCACCGGCAAGACGATCAGGATCGCCTTCGAGCCCGAGCCAGGCTGCGTCATCGAGAACACCGCCCAGGCCGCCGCACTCCTACCGCGCGACGACCTGCTCGGCGTGTGCCTGGACGCCTGCCACCTGGCCGTCGGGTTCGAGGGCCTCGACTTCGGCGACCTGCCGATCGTCAAGCTCCAGGCCTCGTGCGCGCTGGAGACCCCGCCGGGGGCGCAGGGGGCGCTCGCGGCCTACGACGAGGCGCGCTTCCTGCACCAGACCCGGTGCGACTCCGGATACGCCGACGACCTGGACGAGGCGCTGGCGCGCCTGCCGTACGGCGAGAGGTGGCGCACCCACTTCCACATGCCGCTGCACGCCGCGCCGCCGCCCCCGCTGACGACCACGGCGGGATACCTGCGCGAGCTGATGGCGGCGGTCCTGGCCGCCCCCTCGACCAGGCACGTCGAGGTCGAGACCTACACCTGGACCGTGCTCGACGAGCCCGACGTCATCGGCGGGATCGCCGCCGAACTCGACTGGATGCGGCACGAGCTGGCCGCGCTCGGACTGAAGGAGCTGTGA